In the Pseudolabrys taiwanensis genome, one interval contains:
- a CDS encoding ribbon-helix-helix domain-containing protein, with translation MKSPVVKRSIVIAGHKTSVSLEDPFWQGLREIAVSRNMTLSDVVASIDTDRHEGNLSSAIRLFVLDYYRTMGIEHRRSAAARDTLLSTPVHSVLSAD, from the coding sequence ATGAAATCTCCGGTCGTGAAGCGTTCGATCGTCATCGCCGGCCACAAGACGAGCGTCAGCCTTGAGGATCCGTTCTGGCAGGGCCTGCGAGAGATCGCGGTCAGCCGCAACATGACCCTGTCGGATGTGGTCGCCTCGATCGACACCGATCGCCATGAGGGCAATCTGTCGTCGGCGATCCGGCTGTTCGTGCTCGACTATTACCGCACCATGGGCATCGAGCATCGTCGCTCCGCGGCGGCGCGCGACACGCTGCTCTCCACGCCTGTGCATTCAGTTCTGAGCGCCGACTGA
- a CDS encoding DUF4169 family protein: protein MAELVNLRTVRKRAKRQQDERHAAANRLIHGQPKHVRSLDQAREAKAARDLDQHRIDTGDVP, encoded by the coding sequence ATGGCTGAACTGGTCAATCTTCGGACGGTGCGCAAGCGCGCCAAGCGTCAGCAGGACGAACGGCACGCCGCTGCAAACCGCCTAATCCATGGTCAACCGAAGCATGTCCGTTCGCTGGACCAAGCCCGCGAGGCGAAGGCCGCGCGCGACCTCGACCAGCACCGGATCGACACAGGAGACGTCCCATGA